A genomic stretch from Sphingomonas faeni includes:
- a CDS encoding DUF72 domain-containing protein, with the protein MTIRIGIGGWTYEPWRGTFYPEKWPQKRELDYAAEHVTAIEINGTYYGSQKPATFASWAKAVPDGFVFSLKASRYCTNRKVLAEAGESIAKFTGQGIVELGDRLGPILWQFMATKKFDADDFAAFLKLLPAKQDGLALRHAIQVRHESFAVPEFVAMCRDAGVAIVFAQSAEYPAIADVTGDFVYARLEDAEERYVAGYAPTALDEWADKAKIWAAGGRPEGLPYVEDATPAKKTRETFVFFINGAKVRAPHAAMALIERVEG; encoded by the coding sequence ATGACCATCAGAATCGGTATTGGCGGCTGGACCTACGAGCCGTGGCGCGGGACCTTCTATCCGGAGAAATGGCCGCAGAAGCGCGAGCTCGACTATGCCGCCGAGCACGTCACCGCGATCGAGATCAACGGCACCTATTACGGCAGCCAGAAGCCGGCGACGTTCGCGTCCTGGGCGAAGGCGGTGCCCGACGGGTTCGTCTTTTCGCTCAAGGCGTCGCGCTATTGCACCAACCGGAAGGTGCTGGCCGAAGCGGGGGAGTCGATCGCGAAGTTCACCGGGCAGGGGATCGTCGAGCTCGGCGACCGGCTCGGACCGATCCTGTGGCAGTTCATGGCAACGAAGAAGTTCGACGCGGACGATTTCGCCGCGTTCCTGAAACTGTTGCCGGCCAAGCAGGACGGCCTCGCGCTGCGGCATGCGATTCAGGTCCGGCACGAGAGTTTCGCGGTGCCGGAATTCGTCGCGATGTGCCGCGATGCTGGCGTCGCGATCGTCTTTGCGCAGTCGGCGGAATATCCGGCGATCGCCGACGTGACCGGCGACTTCGTCTATGCGCGACTGGAGGACGCCGAGGAGCGCTATGTCGCGGGCTACGCCCCGACCGCGCTGGACGAATGGGCGGACAAGGCGAAGATATGGGCGGCGGGCGGGCGCCCCGAGGGCTTGCCCTATGTCGAGGATGCCACGCCGGCGAAGAAGACGCGGGAGACGTTCGTGTTCTTCATCAACGGCGCCAAGGTTCGCGCGCCACACGCGGCGATGGCGTTGATCGAGAGGGTGGAGGGGTAA
- a CDS encoding uroporphyrinogen-III synthase — protein sequence MTPPHAVVVVRPEPGNARTAAALRTLGLDVRQVPLFAVTPVDWSIPDPAGFDGLLLTSANAVRHGGAGLDVLKRLPVVAVGAATAAAASDAGFAVAVTGSGDARDAVSEARDRGFARLLHLAGRDRAPTDDGVEAITVYASDAVPIDADTARSFVDTVVLLHSERAAVRLREVLDATGIDRTGIEIAAISATVGDAAGTGWVTVSIAPQPSDPALVALAAARANIRAIDHPVHGGDKHAMSDHVPTDRPRARGPRMGVIIALTALAFIAGLALMAYAARKLPWFDATRSATTGAPVAGQKVGASSTGYIPSQPLGPDGQPQAAAPVDTAVLATREATLAGQLTALEARTAAITTDAAAASGQATRAEGLLVAFAARRALDRGVGLGYLEEQLRLRFGQAQPRATMLLIQSARQPVTLEDLRQGLDAIAPDITSSTGENWLDTIQHQIDSLIVLRKAGTPSPMPADRLARARRLLGAGQVEAARAEVARLPGAAQAGNWMDAARRYVVARQALDVIENTALIGQAGQPQPAPVVIPTPETAPPVIDTAPDPSGV from the coding sequence ACTGTTGCTGACCAGCGCGAACGCGGTGCGGCATGGTGGCGCAGGACTGGACGTGTTGAAGCGCCTGCCAGTGGTCGCCGTCGGCGCCGCGACTGCGGCGGCAGCGAGCGATGCGGGTTTTGCAGTCGCGGTTACCGGGTCGGGCGATGCCCGCGACGCCGTTTCGGAAGCGCGCGACCGCGGCTTTGCGCGCCTGCTCCACCTTGCCGGGCGCGATCGTGCCCCGACCGACGACGGGGTCGAGGCCATTACCGTCTACGCCAGCGATGCCGTACCGATCGACGCCGACACCGCGCGATCGTTCGTCGATACCGTCGTCCTGCTGCACTCCGAACGCGCTGCTGTCCGGCTGAGGGAAGTGCTCGACGCGACTGGCATCGACCGGACCGGAATCGAGATTGCGGCGATCAGCGCGACGGTCGGAGACGCCGCCGGAACCGGCTGGGTCACCGTCTCGATCGCCCCGCAACCGAGCGACCCCGCGCTCGTCGCGCTCGCTGCTGCGCGTGCGAACATACGCGCGATTGACCATCCGGTGCATGGCGGGGATAAGCACGCCATGAGCGACCATGTGCCGACCGATCGCCCACGGGCACGCGGACCCAGAATGGGCGTCATCATCGCCCTGACCGCACTTGCGTTCATCGCCGGGCTGGCGCTGATGGCCTATGCCGCCAGGAAGCTGCCCTGGTTCGATGCGACGCGGTCGGCCACCACAGGCGCACCCGTCGCAGGGCAGAAAGTCGGCGCGAGCAGCACCGGGTATATCCCCTCGCAACCGCTAGGTCCGGATGGCCAGCCCCAGGCGGCTGCGCCGGTCGACACCGCGGTGCTGGCAACGCGCGAAGCGACGTTGGCGGGCCAGTTGACCGCACTCGAGGCGCGCACCGCGGCGATCACCACCGATGCAGCCGCGGCCAGCGGACAAGCCACGCGCGCGGAAGGCCTGCTGGTGGCTTTCGCCGCGCGGCGTGCGCTCGATCGCGGGGTCGGGCTCGGCTATCTGGAGGAGCAATTGCGCTTGCGGTTCGGCCAGGCTCAGCCGCGCGCGACCATGCTGTTGATCCAGTCCGCGCGCCAACCGGTGACGCTGGAGGACCTTCGCCAGGGGCTCGACGCGATCGCCCCCGATATCACGAGTTCGACGGGTGAGAACTGGCTCGACACGATCCAGCATCAGATCGATTCGTTGATCGTGTTGCGCAAGGCCGGAACACCCTCGCCAATGCCGGCCGACCGCCTGGCACGTGCACGACGCCTCCTGGGCGCGGGGCAGGTCGAGGCGGCACGGGCCGAAGTCGCCCGCCTGCCTGGTGCGGCCCAAGCCGGCAACTGGATGGATGCGGCACGGCGCTATGTCGTCGCCCGCCAGGCACTGGACGTGATCGAGAACACCGCGCTGATCGGACAGGCAGGACAACCCCAGCCCGCGCCGGTCGTGATCCCGACGCCCGAAACGGCACCGCCCGTGATAGACACCGCCCCCGACCCGTCGGGCGTCTGA